CGAACTCATCAGGCCTTCGCCCCCACGGGCTCGGCGATCACATCGTCGATCAGTCGGGCGCACCACTGCAGCAATTCCTGGTCCCGCAGCGGCTCACCGGCGACCGGCCGGGTGGCAGGTCTCGGCACCAGGATCGTACGCAGTTGCGGCTTGACCAGACTCTTCGGGTACAGCCTGTTCAGTCGCATGACCTTGGAATCGGGCAGTTCGACCGGCCCGAACCGGATCAGATTGCCCTGCAGCGTGACGTCGTGCAGGCCCGCGACCCGGGCGTGGTTGCGGAACTTCGCGACCTCGATCAGGTTCAGCACCGGCCGCGGGATGTCGCCGTACCGGTCGTGCAGCTCCTCGACCAGCTCCGCGATCCCGGCCTCGTCCCGTACGGCGGCCAGCCGCTGGTACATCTCCAGCCGCAGCCGCTGCGAGGGCACGTAGTCGTGCGGGAGGTGCGCGTCGATCGGCAGCTCGATTTTCACCTCGGGCTCGTCGGCCTGGGTGTCGCCGCGGTACTCCGCGACCGCCTCGCCGACCAGCCGGACGTACAGGTCGAAGCCGACGTCGGCGATGTGCCCGGACTGCTCGCCGCCGAGCAGGTTGCCGGCGCCGCGGATCTCCAGGTCCTTCATCGCCACCGCCATACCGCCGCCGAGGTCGGCGTGCTGCGCGATGGTGGCCAGCCGGTCGTGCGCGGTCTCGGTGAGCGGCTTCTCCGGCGGGAAGAAGAAGTACGCGTACGCCCGCTCGCGGCCCCGGCCGACCCGGCCGCGGAGCTGGTGCAGCTGGGACAGGCCGAGCAGGTCGGCGCGTTCGACGATCATCGTGTTCGCGTTCGAGATGTCGATGCCGGACTCGACGATCGTCGTACAGACGATCACGTCGGACTGCTTCTCCCAGAAGCCCTGGATCACGTTCTCCAGGGTGTGCTCGTTCATCTGGCCGTGCGCGACGCTCACCCGGGCCTCGGGCACCAGCTGACGGATCCGCGCGGCGGCCTTCTCGATCGTGTTGACCCGGTTGTGCACGACGAAGACCTGGCCCTCGCGCAGCAGCTCGCGCCGGATCGCGGCGGTGATCTGGCCTTCCTCGTACGCGCCGACGAAGGTCAGCACCGGGTGCCGTTCCTCCGGCGGGGTGGCGATCGTGGACATCTCGCGGATACCGGTGATCGACATCTCCAGCGTCCGCGGGATCGGCGTCGCCGACATCGTCAGGACGTCGACCGCCGTCCGCAGGCGCTTGAGCTGCTCCTTGTGCTCGACGCCGAAGCGCTGCTCCTCGTCGACCACGACCAGGCCGAGGTCCTTGAACGCGACCTCGCCGCTGAAAAGCCGGTGCGTCCCGATCACCACGTCGACCGAGCCGTCGGCCAGCCCGTCGATCGTGGCCTTGGACTCCTTGTCGGTCTGGAACCGCGACAGCGGCGCGACGTTCACCGGGAACGCGGCGTACCGCTCGGCGAAGGTCGCGTAGTGCTGCTGGACGAGCAGCGTCGTCGGCACCAGGACGGCGACCTGCTTGCCGTCCTGGACCGCCTTGAACGCGGCCCGGACGGCGATCTCGGTCTTGCCGTAGCCGACGTCGCCGCAGACGATCCGGTCCATCGGCATGACGCGTTCCATGTCGTGCTTGACGTCGTCGATGGTGGCCAGCTGGTCGGGCGTCTCGACGAACGGGAACGCGTCCTCGAGCTCGCGCTGCCACGGCGTGTCCTTGGCGAACGCGTGGCCCTTGGTGGCCTGGCGCGCGGCGTACAGCTTGATCAGCTCGCCGGCGATCTGGCGGACCGCCTTGCGGGCGCGGCCCTTGCGCTTGGCCCAGTCGCCGCCGCCCATCTTGTCCAGCGAGGGCTGCTCGCCGCCGACGTACCGGGTGACCTGGTCGAGCTGGTCGGTCGGCACGAACAGGCGGTCGCCGGGCTGGCCGCGCTTGCTCGGCGCGAACTCGATCACGACGTACTCGCGGGTGGTCCGCTGGGTGCCGGTGCCGACCGTGCGCTGCATCATCTCGACGTACCGGCCGACGCCGTGCTGCTCGTGCACGACGAAGTCGCCGGGCGCCAGCTCCAGCGGGTCGACGGTCTTCTTCCGGCGGCTCGGCATCCGTTGCTGGGAACGGCGTTCGGCCGCCGAGCGCTGCCCGGCCAGGTCGTTCTCGGTGAGCACCGCGAACTTGATGCCTTCGGCAATGAAGCCGTGGTCGAGCGCGCCCTGGGAGATCAGCACGACGCCCGGCTCGGGGACAGCGTCGATGGAGTCGACGGTCCGGGCCGGCAGCTCCGCCTCGGAGAACACCTCGGCCAGCCGCTGGGCCGGGCCGTGGCCCTCGGTGACGCAGACGACGCGCCAGCCGTCGCGCAGCCAGCCGCGGACGTCCTCGACCGCGGCCGCGGTCTCACCGCGGTACGCGTCGACCTCGTGCGCGGCGATCTGCCGGCTGCGGACCGCTCCGCTGTCGGTGTCGATGTCGAACGAGACCCGCCCACCCATCGAGTCGCGCAGCTCGGGCTCGTCGGCCGGCGCGGCCGCGAACGGCGACAGGCTCCACCAGGCCAGCCCACGGTCGAGCGCCTGCGTCCGTACGTCGGCCAGCGACATGTACGCCGCGGCGCCCAGGTCGATCGGCGCCTCGCCTCCCCCGGCGGCCGCCGCCCAGGACGCTTCCAGGAACTCCTGGCTGGTCGCGACCAGGTCGTGCGCGCGGGCACGGACCCGCTCGGGGTCGCTGACCACGACGTGGGTGCCTTCCGGCATCAGGTCGACCAGCAGCTCCATGTCGTCGACCAGGACGGGCGCGAGCGACTCCATCCCCTCGACCGAATGGCCCTCGGCGAGCTTCTCGAACAGCTCGGCCAGCTCCGGGTGCTCCTTGGCCAGTACGCCGGCCCGCGCGCGCACCTCGTCGGTGAGCAGCAGCTCGCGGCACGGCGGCGCCCACAGGCCGTGCTCGGCGATCTCCAGCGACCGCTGGTCGGCGACCGCGAAGTACCGGATCTCCTCGACGTCGTCACCGAAGAAGTCGACCCGCAGCGGGTGCTCCTCGGTCGGCGGGAAGACGTCGATGATGCCGCCGCGGACCGCGAACTCACCGCGTCGCTCGACCAGGTCGACCCGGCTGTACGCCGCACCGGCGAGCCGGGTGACCACGTCCTCCAGCTCCATCGAGTCGCCGACGTGCAGCTGGACCGGGCGCAGGTCGGCCAGGCCGGCGACCTGTGGCTGCAGCACGGAACGGACCGGCGCGACCAGGATCTTGATCGGCCCGGTCGTCTCGTCGGACGGGTCCGGGTGCACCAGGCGCCGCAGTACGGCGAGACGCCGCCCGACGGTGTCGGACCGGGGCGACAGCCGCTCGTGCGGCAGCGTCTCCCAGGCCGGGTAGTACGCGACCGAGCCGGGCTCGACCAGGCACTGCAGGGCCTCGGTGAGCTCCTCGGCCTCGCGGAACGTCGCGGTGACCGCCAGCACCGGGCGATCGGCGCCGAGCCGCTCGGACGCGAGCGCGGCCAGCAGCACCGGGCGGATCGAGCCCGGCGCGCTCAGGTCGAGCGTGGCGACACCGCCGGTCCGGATGTCCTTGCGGGCGTCACCGATCGCGTCGGCGACCACCGGATCGGTGACGAGGGTGTCGACCAGACCGGCCAGTTTCACGAGTTGTACTTCCCTTGGGAGACTTCGAGGCCGTCAGCGAGCAGTGACTCGATGGCGTCGGCGGTGCGGTCGAGCTCGAACGGAAGGTCCTTGCGCTCGGTGCTGGAGAACTCGTTCAGCACGAAGTCCGCCGGGCTCTGCCGGCCGGGCGGACGCCCGACCCCGAACCGCACTCGATGGTAGTCACCGGTGCCAACCGACTTGCGGATCGACTTCAGGCCGTTGTGCCCGTTGTCGCCGCCACCGAACTTGAGCCGCAGCGCGGCGAAGTCGATGTCCAGCTCGTCGTGCACGGCGACCAGGCGGACCGGCTCGACCTTGAAGAACTTGAGCAGCCCGGAGACCGGCCCGCCCGACTCGTTCATGAACGAGCGCGGCTTGACCAGGATCGTCCGGTACCCGCTGAGCCGGGTCTCGATCACCTCGGCCTTGGCCTGCTTGTGCTGTTTCCAGCCGCCACCGACACGGCCGGCCAGCTCGTCGACCACCATCTGGCCGACGTTGTGCCGCGTCTTGGCATAGGAAGGGCCGGGATTCCCCAGCCCGACGACCAACCACACGTCGTCCGCCACGGATCTCCCGGCCCTCTCCTGTTGATGCCTGTACGGCGAAGTACTACTCCGCGGCAGCGGCGACCGGCTCCTCGGCCGGGGCGTCCGCCTCGTCCTTCTCGATGCCCGCCTCGGCCTCGGCCTCGGCCAGCTCGGCGTCCAGCTGCTCGGCGGTCGCGGCGGCGGTCACGTTGACGATCAGCGTGTCCGGCTCGACGGCCAGCGTGGTGCCCGCGGGCAGCTTCAGGTCGGAGGCGTGGATCTGGGCGCCGGCGTCCAGGCCCTCGATCGAGACGGTGACACCGTCCGGGATGTGCGTCGCCTCGGCCTCGACCAGGATGCTGGCGTTCTCCAGCACGACCAGGGTCTCGCTGACGGCCTCGCCCTCGAGGTGCACGGCGATGTCGACCTGAACCTTCTCACCGCGCTTCACGATGACCAGGTCGACGTGCTCGATGAAGCCCTTGATCGGGTCGCGCTGAACCTGCTTCGGCAGGGCGAGCAGGCTCTCGTGCCCCTCGACCTCGATCAGCAGCAGGGCGTTGGCGGTCTTCAGGGCCAGCATGGTGTCGTGACCGGGCAGCGTGATGTGCACCGGGTCCGTGCCATGGCCGTACAGAACGGCGGGGACCTTGCTGTCCCGGCGGATTCGGCGGGCAGCACCCTTGCCGAACTCCGTGCGCGACTCGGCTTGGATCTTGACCTCGGCCACGAGATGAACTCCCTCAAGCTTGTTGCGGTGATCAGTTGACTGGTGGTGGAACCGGTTGCAGAGCCTCAGCGGGCACGTCTTGACTCCGGAAAAGGCGTCAGGCAACGAACCACCGCGTCGATCACGGAGCCGCGCCCGCCTAGCACTTCTCACCGAGTCGAGCACTTCGACATCAAGCGCAGTCGGGGGGCGTCCCTCGCCGAGGCAACCAAAACAGTCTACCCACCACCCGCCCAGACGAGAAATCCGGGGCCCCGGTCGACCGTGACGACTTTTCGGCGTGCTCCGGCGGGGAACCGTCCAGGTCTAATGAAAATGATTGTCGATTCAGTTAGAGTCCCGCCTCGTGACCGCCACTCACCTGTTCCGCCGCCTGGTTCCGGCTGCCGGACTCGCCCTCCTGACCTGCCTGATCCTGCTGATCCCCCGGTCCGCCGGGGCCGTCGACGCCCCGCCCGAAGTGCTGCGCGCCGTGCACACCGACGTCCTGCACACGACGTACGACGGTTCCGCGCTGCGGCTGAACTCCCGGATCGGCAACGCCCCGGACTACCGGGAGGCCGATCCGGCCGGTGTGGTGTTCAACCTCGAGGACCGCGGCTCGGCACGGGTCGAACTGCCCGACCTCCCCGAGTTCGCCTTCCTCGGCGCACCGGGGCAGACCGTGTGGATCGCGCCGGAATCGCAGGATCCCGAACTGCTCTGGCCGGGCTGGAGCACCGAAAGCATCGCCCCCGGAACGCTGCGGGACGACGTGGTCGACCTCACGCTGGTCGGCGCGCAGGGGCCGGGGGCGGTCGAGGTGTTCTTCAACTGGGAGGGCAGTGGGCCGGTCCGCCGGCAGTTCAGCTCCACCGATCCGGCGTACCGGACGGTGCGCCAGCCGGTCGGGCGGCACGTGCACGCCAACTGGGCCTTCACCGCGCTCGGGACCTACCGGTTGACCTTCGAGGCGAGCGCGACCACTCCGGACGGACAGCCGGTCACGTCGGGGCCGATCGTCTACACCTTCGTCGTGGGCGAGTACGTCGAACCACCGCCGACGCCGACTCCGAGTCCCAGCCCGACACCGAGTCCGACGCCGAGCCCCAGCCCGACTCCGACCCCTACACCGTCGCCGTCGCCGTCGCCGAGCCCTACACCGTCGCCGTCGCCGAGCCCGACGCCGACGCCGTCTCCGAGCCCGACTGTCACGCCGCCGACGACCGGTCCGACCACTCCGCCGTCGTGCATCCGGCGCGTCCTGTCCGCCGGGCACGTCGACGTCGCCGCCCGCACCGTGGGCGACCGCTTGCGATTCCAGATCAAGGACGGCACCGAGGGCGGTGCGGTCTGGCGCGATCCCGGGACGCTGGCCTTCCAGGTCAAGTCCTCCGCCGACGAGCAGGTGCCCGCGAACGCGGCGTACCGATTCCTCGGCGCACCGAGCGCGACCGTCTGGCAGATCCCGCAGACCCAGGCCGGCGATCTGCTGTGGGCCGGCTGGAACACCGAGTCCGTGGACTACGGCAAGCTGTCCGGCCCGGTGCGGTGGTCCCTGGACGCGGTTCGAGGACCGGGGAAGGTCGCGGTCTACCAGTTCGACCAGTTCGGTGCTCCGTTGATCTCCTACGACAGCAGCCGGAAACTCCCGCAGACCGTGTCCCTGGCCGCTCCGACCCACGCCCACGGCAATTGGGCCTTCACCCAGCGCGGCCTGTATCGGCTGACCTTCTCGTACGCCGCGACGACCAAGACCGGTACGACGCTCAAGGACACCGCCACGCTGGCAGTCGTCGTCGGCGAGGACCTCGCTGCCTTGTGTCCGGGCGCCCCGACCCCGACAGCGTCCCCGAGCGCGTCGCAGTCGCCCACGTTCCCGCCGTCGAACGATCCCGGCGCCGGCCCGACGGACGGTGGCACGCGGCCGACCGATGGATCCGGTCAGTCCGGCGGCTCCGGCGAGTCGGGCGGGTCAGCCGGGTCGGGTAGCGGAGGCTCCGGCAACAATTCCGGCAGCGGCCAGCAACTACGGCCCTGTGTCACCACCCCGGGACCAGCGGGAGCGGCATCGTCGTCCGGTGCCGGTTCGGGTGGCAAGCAGCCGACCCGACCTGGCGGTTCGGGGTCGACGGGCAGCCAGGTGGCGTTGACCACGGGCCACGCGGACTACGCCGTCCGGATCGAGAACGGGCGACTGACCTCACGGGTCAAGGACGGCACCCGCACCGGCAGCCTGGTGTGGCGCGAACCGAACCAGGTCACGGTGCGGCTCGGCACGGCCGCGGAGACGACGGCCCCGGGCGGCGCGTTCGGCTTCCTCGGGAAGGCCGGGGCCAAGCTGTGGCAGATCCCCCAGACACAGAAGGACGGCGTCGTCTGGCTGGGCTGGAACACCGAGGAGCTGGCCGCCAACCAGGTCACCGGCGCCGTCGACTGGCGCCTCGACCGGGTCTCCGGGCCCGGCAAGGTCTCGGTCTTCGAGTTCGACTCGTTCGGTCAGCCCAAGGTCGTCTTCGACAGCTCGAACGGATTACCCGACACCACCAAGGTCCCACTCGGAACCCATGCCCACGGCAACTGGGCCTTCACGGCGCCCGGGACCTACCGGGTCACCTTCACCCACAGCGCGACGCTCACCAACGGTACGAAGGTGACCGACACGGCCGACCTGACCTTCGAGGTCGGCACCTCCGCCGCCGGAGGTGCCCCCGCCGTGGGCCCTGTCCCGGCCGGTGACCGGCAGGCGAGCACCGCCACCGCGACCGATCGGCAGGTGAGCAAGGGCGGGACAGCTCCCGCGGTCGCCGATTGCAAGCTCGCCACGACCGGCGGCTCGGTGGGGATCACCTGGATCGTGGCCGGCGCGCTGCTGCTCGTCCTCGGCACGGTCGTGCTCGTCGCCGGCCGCTCGCGAAAGGCCAGGTCCTGATGACGAACCCTCGATCACGACCCTGGAGAAGCGCCAGGAGCCTCACCCCGTGGGGCCGGACCGCACCGACGAACGTCTCGCCGTCCTCTCGATGGTCCGGCCGGGCCTTCCCGGCTCCGGCGGCCCGCCGCGTCGTGGCTTCAGTTGCGGCCCTCGGGTTGCTGGCCGGCTGCTCCGGTGCGGCCGGGGCGGACGGTGACAAGCTGACCGTCGTCTCCACCACCGAGATCCTCGCCGATCTCGTCCAGCACGTCGGCGGCGACCTGGTGACCACCTCGTCCCTGGTCCCGGCCGGCGGCGACCCGCACTCCTACGAGCCGACTCCGGCCGACGCCAAGCGGGTCGCACGAGCGGACGTGACCTTCACCAACCATCTGCTGCTGGAACCCCAGTCGCTGATCAAGACCATCGACGCGAACGCCCCGGAGGGCAGCCCGAACGTCTCGCTCGCCGAGGCCGCCGAGTCGTACGGCGCGCACGTCATCCCCTTGGTGGAGAACATCGGCCTGGACGTGCTCTGGCTGGGCCTGAGAGTCCGCGGCACCGGCAAGGCCCGCGGCGCGACCCGAACGTCGTCGGTCCAGTTGCGGGCGACCGAGGTCGAAGGTCCCGGCCGGCTGATCGCCTATCTGACCGAGTCCCTGGGACAGCCCGACCGGTACTTTGACTCCTCCGACGGTGTCGGCCCGGACGACGTGACGACCCTTCCACCCGCCGCGCACACCCACCTGAACTGGGCGTTCACCAAGCCGGGGATCTACCGCCTCACGCTGGCGGCCGGCCTCGAGGTCGGCGACGGCAAACCGGTCCAGCAGCTCGGCAGTGGCACGTTCACCTTCGCCGTCGGCGTCGAGTCGCGGGGCGTGGCCCCGGCGGCCGGCGGCCCGGCCACGGTGCTGGACGACGGTCACACCGACCTGACCGTCGATCTGGACAGCGGACGGCTGCTGGCGTTCTCCGACGTACGGAAGGTCGGCGACGCCCAGGCCGACGTGCCCGCCGGCCAGGTCGTCATCGACGTACCGAACAAAGCGCTGGTGAGCGTGCCGGACGATCCGAGGTTCAGCTTTCTCGGGAAGCCCGGCGGTCAGGTCCATCAACTGCCGCAAGCGGTGCTCGGCAAGCACGTCCACGGCGAGATCGACCCGCACCTGTGGGAGGACGTGGCCAACGCCAAGGCCTACGTGCAGCTGATCCGCGACACCCTGATCTCCGCCGACCGCGGCAACGAGCAGACCTATCGCGACAACGCTGCGACCTACCTCCGAGAGCTCGACGAGCTGGACGAGTACGTCCGCGCCGAGGTCGCCTCGATCCCCGCCGACCGGCGCCAGCTGATCACCACCCACGACGCCTTCGGCTACCTCGCCGACGCCTACGGGATGACCGTGGCCGGCTTCGTCGTCCCCAACCCCGCCCAGGAGCCCAGCGTGGACCAGGTCCGCAAACTGTCCGAGACGATCCGCAACCTCGAGGTCCCGGCGGTCTTCGTCGAGCCGAACCTGGCCCAGCGCGCCTCGGTGCTGACCCAGGTCGCCAAGGACCAGAACGTCGCGGTCTGCCTGCTCTACGGCGACTCCTTCGACGACAACGCCCGCTCGTACGTCGCGATGATGCGCCACAACGCCGAGGAGCTGAAGCGGTGCCTGGGTGGGACCCGATGATCCGGCGCGCTGCCGACGGAGCCACTCGCGGCCACCGGCGTCCTGGTCCGGTCCTTCGCTCGTTGGCCTCCGCGCTCACCGTCGTACCGCTCCTGGCCGGCTCCGTCCTGGTCACCGCGCCGGCTTCGGCCCAGGAGAGCTCACCCGCAGGATCCGGTACGGCGGCCGCCGACGGCCGGGTGATCTCGGCCGGCCACGTCGATCTCGGTCCGAGGTTCGTCGACGGCCGGTGGACCGTCCAGTTGCGCGACGACACTGTGGACCCGGCTGTCTGGCGGCCGCTCGACCAGGTCGTCCTGCAGGCACCGGCCGCCGCACAGGTCACCGTGCCCACCGATCCGGCGTACTCGTTCCTCGGGAAGCCGCAACAGAAGGTCTGGGTGATCCCGCAGGTCCAGCGCGACGGCGTGGTCTGGCCGGGCTGGAACACGCAGGACCCGGAGATCGAGCAGCGCGTCGACCGTGAGGTCACCTGGTCGCTGGAAGGAGTCCGCGGGCCCGGCGCGTTCACGTTGTTCCTCAACTCCGACTTCGGTCAGCCCACCACCGTCTTCGACAGCCGCAAACCGCTCCCGCAGGCCAGCGGCATCGACGTCGGCACGCATGTGCACGGCAACTGGACCTTCGACACCGCGGGGCTGTACCAGCTCGACGTCGCGATGACCGCCCGGCTCAAGGACGGCAGTGAGGTCACCGATCGCCGGACACTTCGCCTGTACGCCGGGGACGCGGCTCCAGCCACGATCCTCGCCCAGGTGGCCGAGGCTCCGTCACCCCAGGCTCCCGGTACCGCGGGCCAGGAGAACTCGAGCGGCCAGGGCAATGACATTGCTGCTAGCAACGATCGCGCGGCGAACTCCAGCTCTTCGAACGGTTCCTCGGTGCTACCCGTCGTACTGGCCACGGGAGCGGCCGCGATCTTCCTGGCCGGCTTGGCCTTCCTGCTCCTGCGCCGTCGCCACCGGACCACCGCATGACCGGCGACGAGGTGTTGTCGCTGCAGGGTGTCTCGGTCGAGCTCGGCGGCCGGCTCGTCCTGCGCGACGTGGACCTCCAGGTCACGAAGTCCGAGCAGGTCGGCCTGATCGGCCCGAACGGTGCCGGCAAGACCACGCTGTTGCGCGCCGTCCTCAACCTCCTCCCCACCTCCACCGGCACCATCGACATCAACAACAGAACCCCAGCCCAGGCCCGCGGCACCATCGGTTACGTCCCTCAGCGCCACGACTTCGTCTGGGACTTCCCCGTCGACGTCCGCACCGCGGTGACCACCGGCCGCACCCACCTCACCGGCTGGCTCCGCCGCCCCACCCGGACCGACCAGGAAGCCACCCAGCAAGCCTTGGAACGAGTGGACCTGGCCGACCTGCACCGCCGCCCGATCGGTGAACTCTCCGGCGGCCAACGCCAACGCGTCCTCGTCGCCCGCGCCCTCGCCGTACGCCCAGAACTGCTCCTCCTCGACGAACCGTTCACCGGCCTCGACGTCCCCACCCAAGAAGCCCTCACCCACCTCTTCCGCCGGCTGACCAAAGAGGGCACGGCCATCCTCATGACCACCCACGACCTCCCCGCCGCGGCCGACACCTGCGACCGTCTCTGCCTGCTCAACCGCACGGTCGTCGCCGAAGGCCCACCCGACCAGCTCCGCGACCCCGCCATCTGGCTCGAAGCGTTCGGCGTCACGAGATCCGACCAACTCCTGCACAGCCTCGGAGTCGACCGATGATCGAGTTCTTCACCGAGCCCTGGCAGCACGTCTTCATGCAGCGCGCGTTCCTCGTCGTCCTGATGTCCGGCCTGGTCTGCGGCGTGATCGGCAGCCACGTCGCCCTCCGCGGCATGGCCTTCATCGGCGACGCGGTGGCGCACGCGGTCTTCCCCGGCATCGCGATCGCGTTCGCCCTGCACACCAGCCTGGTCGTCGGCGGCATCGTCGCCGGCCTGGTGACGGCCCTCGCCGTCGCCGTCTTCTCCCAGAACCGCCGCCTCAAGGAGGACACCGTGATCGGCGTCTTCTTCGCAGCTGCCTTCGGCCTAGGCATCGTGGTGATGAGCACAGCACCGGGGTACGGCGGTTCGCTCGAGTCGTTCCTGTTCGGCTCGGTCCTCGGCATCAGCAGCGGCGACGTGGTCACCGTCGGAGTCGCCGGCGCGATCCTCCTGCTGATCACCGGCGGTCTCCACAAGGAGCTCGTCACCGTCGGCCTCGACCGCGAGACCGCGCGCGCGGCCGGTCTGCCGATCTTCTGGCTCGACATGGCCCTGTACGCGATGGTCACCGTCGCGATCGTCATCTCGATCCAGGCCGTCGGCAACATTCTCGTGCTCGCCCTGCTGGTCACCCCGGCCGCCTGTGCCCGGCTGCTGACCGACCGGATCGGCGTGATGATGCTGATCGCGCCGCTGATCGGCGCCGGGTCCGGCCTCGCCGGGCTCTACCTGTCCTACGCGTTCAACCTCGCCGCCGGCGGGTTGATCGTGCTCACGGCCACCGCCGTGTTCGTGGCCTGCTGGGTGTTCGCGCCCCGGCACGGCCTGCTCAGCCACCGTCGCCACAGCGCGACGGCCGTGGTTTCCGTCCACCCCTGAAAGGAAGTTCATGCGCACTTCGTACCGTGTGGCACTGCCCGCCGTGGCAGTCCTCGCGTTCACCGGCCTGGCGGTCCCCGCCCAGGCCGCACCCTGCATCGTGCTCGACCAGGGCCATGTCGACGTGATCGGCATCGCCTTCGAGGACGGCGCGTTCGACCTCCATGTCCACGACGAGGAGAACGACGTCGAGTACTCCCCTGCCGACGTCCAGCTGGTCGCCAAGCCCGGCTCGGAGACCACGGTCCCGGCCGACCCGGCTTTCGGCTTCCTCGGTACGCCGGGTGCGGCGGTCTGGGTGCTGCCGCAGGTGCAGGATCCGGAGCTGCTGTGGCCGGGCATCGGCGTCGAGGAGATCGAGGCCGGAGTCTTCGCCTCCGACTCGGTCAAGCTCGACGTCGTCGGCGTGAGCGGACCGGCCGCCGTCAGCATCTACACCACCGATGCCTTCGGCGCGCCGACCGTCCTGGTCGACAGCGGGAACGGCCTCCCGGACCGGATCAACACCACCGCCGGGGATCACCTGCACGCCAACTGGGCGTTCGAGGCGCCCGGGACGTACAAGGTCAAGGTCCGGGCCAGCGGCAAGCTCGCCGCGACGGGGCAGAACGTCAGCTCGCCGATCACCACCTACGTCTTCAAGGTGGTGGCCCAGTGACCAGCACGCTGACCAGGAAGCGCTCCCTCAAGGCTCGGCTGGTGACTGGCGCGGCCGCGGCCGCGGTGGTGTCGCTGGTCTCCATCGCCCCCGCCCACGCGGCAGTGACCATTTCGCAGGGACACGTTGACGCGGTCGACGTCGATTGGACCGGTTCGGCGCTGACGCTGGATCTCCGGGACAGCACCGTCAGCCCGGCCGTCGACCGCAACCCGGCCGACGTGGTGCTCAACGCGGTCTCGGCGAGCAAGACGACCGTGCCGTCGAACTCGGCGTACTCGTTCCTGGGCACGGCCGGCGCGCCGGTCTGGATCCTGCCGCAGACTCAGAACAGCAACCTGGTCTGGCCCGGGTTCAGCACCGAGGGCGTACCTTCAGGCGCGCTGCAGAACAACTCGGTCACCGTCCGGCTGGTCTCGGCCTCCGGGCCTGCCGATGTCAGCGTGTTCACGACCAACTCCTTCGGCACGCCGACGGTTTGGTACGACAGCGGCAACGGCCTGCCCGACAACCGGTCGTTCCCCGTCAACACCCACGCCCACGCCAACTGGGCCTTCGAAGCCGCCGGCACCTACACCCTCGTCTTCGAGGGCACCGCCACGACCGCCGCCGGAGCCTCCGTCACGACCGGTCAGAAGACCTACACCTTCACCGTCCAGCCCTGATGCTCCTGCTTCCGTCTCCCGCGCTGCAGAGTGGGAGACGGAAGCAGGCCTTAGGGTCGAACC
The Kribbella italica DNA segment above includes these coding regions:
- a CDS encoding TIGR03773 family transporter-associated surface protein → MTATHLFRRLVPAAGLALLTCLILLIPRSAGAVDAPPEVLRAVHTDVLHTTYDGSALRLNSRIGNAPDYREADPAGVVFNLEDRGSARVELPDLPEFAFLGAPGQTVWIAPESQDPELLWPGWSTESIAPGTLRDDVVDLTLVGAQGPGAVEVFFNWEGSGPVRRQFSSTDPAYRTVRQPVGRHVHANWAFTALGTYRLTFEASATTPDGQPVTSGPIVYTFVVGEYVEPPPTPTPSPSPTPSPTPSPSPTPTPTPSPSPSPSPTPSPSPSPTPTPSPSPTVTPPTTGPTTPPSCIRRVLSAGHVDVAARTVGDRLRFQIKDGTEGGAVWRDPGTLAFQVKSSADEQVPANAAYRFLGAPSATVWQIPQTQAGDLLWAGWNTESVDYGKLSGPVRWSLDAVRGPGKVAVYQFDQFGAPLISYDSSRKLPQTVSLAAPTHAHGNWAFTQRGLYRLTFSYAATTKTGTTLKDTATLAVVVGEDLAALCPGAPTPTASPSASQSPTFPPSNDPGAGPTDGGTRPTDGSGQSGGSGESGGSAGSGSGGSGNNSGSGQQLRPCVTTPGPAGAASSSGAGSGGKQPTRPGGSGSTGSQVALTTGHADYAVRIENGRLTSRVKDGTRTGSLVWREPNQVTVRLGTAAETTAPGGAFGFLGKAGAKLWQIPQTQKDGVVWLGWNTEELAANQVTGAVDWRLDRVSGPGKVSVFEFDSFGQPKVVFDSSNGLPDTTKVPLGTHAHGNWAFTAPGTYRVTFTHSATLTNGTKVTDTADLTFEVGTSAAGGAPAVGPVPAGDRQASTATATDRQVSKGGTAPAVADCKLATTGGSVGITWIVAGALLLVLGTVVLVAGRSRKARS
- a CDS encoding anchored repeat-type ABC transporter ATP-binding subunit, coding for MTGDEVLSLQGVSVELGGRLVLRDVDLQVTKSEQVGLIGPNGAGKTTLLRAVLNLLPTSTGTIDINNRTPAQARGTIGYVPQRHDFVWDFPVDVRTAVTTGRTHLTGWLRRPTRTDQEATQQALERVDLADLHRRPIGELSGGQRQRVLVARALAVRPELLLLDEPFTGLDVPTQEALTHLFRRLTKEGTAILMTTHDLPAAADTCDRLCLLNRTVVAEGPPDQLRDPAIWLEAFGVTRSDQLLHSLGVDR
- a CDS encoding TIGR03773 family transporter-associated surface protein, whose amino-acid sequence is MPGWDPMIRRAADGATRGHRRPGPVLRSLASALTVVPLLAGSVLVTAPASAQESSPAGSGTAAADGRVISAGHVDLGPRFVDGRWTVQLRDDTVDPAVWRPLDQVVLQAPAAAQVTVPTDPAYSFLGKPQQKVWVIPQVQRDGVVWPGWNTQDPEIEQRVDREVTWSLEGVRGPGAFTLFLNSDFGQPTTVFDSRKPLPQASGIDVGTHVHGNWTFDTAGLYQLDVAMTARLKDGSEVTDRRTLRLYAGDAAPATILAQVAEAPSPQAPGTAGQENSSGQGNDIAASNDRAANSSSSNGSSVLPVVLATGAAAIFLAGLAFLLLRRRHRTTA
- a CDS encoding anchored repeat-type ABC transporter permease subunit is translated as MIEFFTEPWQHVFMQRAFLVVLMSGLVCGVIGSHVALRGMAFIGDAVAHAVFPGIAIAFALHTSLVVGGIVAGLVTALAVAVFSQNRRLKEDTVIGVFFAAAFGLGIVVMSTAPGYGGSLESFLFGSVLGISSGDVVTVGVAGAILLLITGGLHKELVTVGLDRETARAAGLPIFWLDMALYAMVTVAIVISIQAVGNILVLALLVTPAACARLLTDRIGVMMLIAPLIGAGSGLAGLYLSYAFNLAAGGLIVLTATAVFVACWVFAPRHGLLSHRRHSATAVVSVHP
- a CDS encoding anchored repeat ABC transporter, substrate-binding protein; its protein translation is MASVAALGLLAGCSGAAGADGDKLTVVSTTEILADLVQHVGGDLVTTSSLVPAGGDPHSYEPTPADAKRVARADVTFTNHLLLEPQSLIKTIDANAPEGSPNVSLAEAAESYGAHVIPLVENIGLDVLWLGLRVRGTGKARGATRTSSVQLRATEVEGPGRLIAYLTESLGQPDRYFDSSDGVGPDDVTTLPPAAHTHLNWAFTKPGIYRLTLAAGLEVGDGKPVQQLGSGTFTFAVGVESRGVAPAAGGPATVLDDGHTDLTVDLDSGRLLAFSDVRKVGDAQADVPAGQVVIDVPNKALVSVPDDPRFSFLGKPGGQVHQLPQAVLGKHVHGEIDPHLWEDVANAKAYVQLIRDTLISADRGNEQTYRDNAATYLRELDELDEYVRAEVASIPADRRQLITTHDAFGYLADAYGMTVAGFVVPNPAQEPSVDQVRKLSETIRNLEVPAVFVEPNLAQRASVLTQVAKDQNVAVCLLYGDSFDDNARSYVAMMRHNAEELKRCLGGTR